In one window of Musa acuminata AAA Group cultivar baxijiao chromosome BXJ3-2, Cavendish_Baxijiao_AAA, whole genome shotgun sequence DNA:
- the LOC103971898 gene encoding tricetin 3',4',5'-O-trimethyltransferase has protein sequence MESIKDMPQLTPEEDEKASMFALQLVMGSILPITVNAAMELELLEIIVQAGPGAKLSPTDVVSRMPTENPEAVAMVDRILRLLAAYEVVSCSVETGHDGHPSCKYGAAPVCKYLTKNEDGVSLAALSLLNHNKINMESCYSLKEAVLEGCVPFEKAHRMTLFERQRADPPYNKLFAEGMRGHSTIFMKKLVEIYRGFDDVKVLVDVGGGTGATIHKITSKHPHIKGINFDLPHVISNAPPYPGVEHVGGDMFERVPSGGDAIFIKWILHDWTDEQCIKILRNCWKVLPEKGKVMVVEYILPVIPESNMIAQGIFTLDMVMMIQTGGKERTRIEFEALAKEAGFVGLKATYISMCVWLMEFTK, from the exons ATGGAATCCATCAAGGACATGCCGCAGCTGACACCCGAGGAGGACGAGAAGGCAAGCATGTTCGCCCTGCAGCTGGTGATGGGTTCCATCCTCCCCATAACAGTCAACGCGGCCATGGAGCTCGAGCTACTAGAGATCATCGTCCAGGCCGGCCCCGGCGCCAAGCTGAGCCCCACCGACGTGGTGTCCCGGATGCCAACCGAGAACCCCGAGGCGGTGGCCATGGTGGACCGGATCCTCCGTCTGCTCGCCGCCTATGAAGTCGTCAGTTGCTCTGTCGAGACCGGCCACGACGGCCATCCCTCGTGCAAGTACGGCGCGGCGCCTGTGTGCAAATACTTGACCAAGAACGAGGACGGCGTTTCCTTGGCAGCGTTGAGCTTGTTGAACCACAACAAGATCAACATGGAGAGCTG TTACTCCTTGAAGGAAGCGGTGTTGGAGGGCTGCGTCCCCTTCGAGAAGGCCCACCGGATGACGTTGTTCGAGCGCCAACGCGCCGATCCACCGTACAACAAGCTTTTCGCCGAGGGCATGAGGGGCCACTCTACCATCTTCATGAAGAAGCTGGTCGAGATCTACCGCGGCTTCGACGACGTCAAGGTGCTCGTCgatgtcggtggtggcaccggcgCCACCATCCACAAGATCACCTCCAAGCATCCGCACATCAAGGGCATCAACTTCGACCTCCCTCATGTCATTTCCAACGCACCACCCTACCCAG GTGTCGAGCATGTCGGTGGCGACATGTTTGAAAGAGTTCCGAGTGGAGGAGATGCCATCTTCATTAAG TGGATCCTTCATGACTGGACTGACGAGCAAtgcataaaaatattaagaaactgTTGGAAGGTTCTGCCAGAGAAAGGAAAGGTGATGGTGGTGGAATATATACTCCCCGTAATCCCGGAGTCTAACATGATCGCACAGGGTATTTTTACCCTAGACATGGTCATGATGATCCAGACTGGAGGGAAAGAACGGACGAGAATAGAGTTCGAGGCGTTGGCAAAGGAAGCAGGGTTCGTAGGATTGAAGGCTACCTATATATCCATGTGTGTCTGGCTCATGGAGTTCACAAAATAG